The following is a genomic window from Heliangelus exortis chromosome 26, bHelExo1.hap1, whole genome shotgun sequence.
TAAAttcaacccccccccccccccccttccctcagcAACTtggcacagaaaaaacccaaaggaacAACTCGGATGGATACAGAACATCCCGGCTGGGAATGCGAATGGAGATTCCACCCTGGGGGTTCTGCTTCCCGGGGGGATTTGGGCAGAAAAGGGACGGAGCAGTCTGAAGGGGGgatgtgaggagcagggaggaggggtgGCCTGTCACCTGAGGGGGGGTTGGCCTGTCCCCCCGGGGGCTCCTGCTGGGGCTCTCCCCGCTCCCGTCCCCGCAGCTCCCCGGTACCTGGCCGTGCAGGAACACCGCCTTGTCCCTGGCCGACTCGCGCAGCACCCGCcgcagctgcagctgtgccagggggaagggcaggggggtGTTGGTGTTGTTGGTCCCTTCCCCGGGGGTATCTCCACCAgcccccttctccttctcctcctcctcctcctcctcctcctcctcctcctccttctccttctcctcctcctgaggCCGCCGCCGCTTCCCCCTCGGCAGCGCCTCCGCCATCGCTGCGTCCGCACCGCGCCTGCGCTCCGCCCCGACAGCGCCCCCTGCCGGCTCGGAGGTGCACACCGCCACCACCCACGGACCCACGGGCACAGGACCCGCAGGGACACCACCCCACGGGCACAGGACCCAGTGGGAACCAGATCCCCAGTGCCAGGACCCCACGGGGCCACCACCCCATGGCCTCAGGACCCACAGGGAACCCCCCCCCACAGGCACAGGACCCACGGGTCACCCCCCCATGGGCACAGGACCCACGGCCCCGCCATCCCAAGGCcgacacccccaccccacactCCCCCTAAAGCTCCAgtgccccagctcccccctACTCCACCTCCCATGGTCCCACCAGCCCCATGATCACAGGACCCCACCACCCTGTAAGCCTCATGGtgcccacccccccctcctcccgtgggtgccaccacccccagcaccccccatcACATCACCTGAACGCCCTGGGACAGGGTCCAGGACCCCACAAGACCCTCCCACGAAGGTGAGTGACCAAGCTCTGCATGTGGGGTCACTCAGGCATTGTCTCACttcaaacacaaaaaccccacagttggttttctttttaaaaaaaaaaataaaatttgagtTTTCATTGTCACAAAGGCACCACCAAGCACCATGGCAGCCCAGCACCATGGGACAGGAGCAATGTCACCTCTGGGACATCCAGGGGGAGGTGAGTCCCCTGGGAATTGTCCTCACCCCAGGGGGAACATCTCAGGGGAAGCTTGAAGACCCCCAGAGCCACCAGAGATGGGAGCTTAGTGTtgggtgtgagcagcagggactCCTCCTGTGCCCCtgagggggtggtggtggcatcAACAGGGGGTTGGTGGCATCATGGGGACAGGTGGCTGGTTCCACGTCAGGATCTCCTCATCCTCTGCTCCAAGATTCTGGGCTTCACCCCCCAGGGGCCATTGGGACGTGGCCACATCCTGACCCGGTGCTGGCAGCACTGGTGGGGACACCTCAGCACCCGGGTGGGGACAcctcaccctgctcctgcctctaCTCCATCCCGCTCCAGGATCCCCGGCACAGCTCCTGGAGGtctgggggagcagagcaggagctgtgtcagCAACCAAACCAcctccaaacccaaccccaaaacccGATGCCTCCCGACCCCCCGTGCACACTCACAGCGCACAACCGTGTCCCGGATCTGCCTGAagctcttctccttcagctccaTGGAGATGTAGTAGAGGTTCCTCAGCTCCCGGGGATAATCCTTCCTCTCCACGTCCTTCAGCACCGGGATGGTGCGCCCGTTGCCCCCAGGAGCCTCGGCCAAGGCTTGGTGCATCTGGTACCTGCACCAGGGGTCCCCGAGGAAGCCGGGGGTGATGAGCATCACCCAGCAGTGGCTGTTGTGCACAGCCTCACACAGCTCTGTCACCACCGCCCCGCCCGGCGCCGCGTCCCGCGGGTGCAGGAAGCATCGGAAGCGCTGGGGCTGCCCCTCCAGGAAGGacaccagctcctccaccacctccaggtccccagggctgtggcagATGCAGACGTCGTAGCTCTTGGCCCAGCGGGCGCTGCCCCCGGCGCTGATGTCTGGGAcaggggagggctggagggacctcaccagggctggggtgggagaggagctggagctctgggtggaggaggaggaggaggatggtggGGATGAAGCAGAGGGGCTGCTCTCCACCGAGCTGGGCTTGGGTTTGTGCAGGAAACGCCTAAACCAGCCTGGGAGGAAAGAGGGtgagggtttgggggggtgggtgagCACCACTGCCAGGTGGGACCTCAGCCTGGTCCACAAACCCTTGGCTGTCACCACCCCCCGTGTgttggtggggagggggcagagctgggggggtcATCTCCACCCAAACACCAACCCAACTCACCAGCCATGGCAGgcactgctcagccacccccTGCTGGCCCGAGACCTCTCCTGAAAAACGGGGTAAAAACCTAGGAACGGGGAGAGCAGGATTTGGAGGGGTGATCCAGGGACATGGAGTGCCTGGGTGCTCACAGTCAGGAGTTTTTTGCATCCACTTCCCCAAAATTTTGCTGGGAAGGAGCATTTTGAGGTCAAGTTGAGCTTTGGAGGACACACCTGCAGGGAGCAAGGCCAAGAGGTGACAGGCAGGAGATCCCGTCATTCCTGGTGACAGGGAAAGGATCCTGTGGAAGAAGAAGCAGGGAtcagtgggatgggggagaatTTCCcggggaaggagcagcagggatggaatTTGAGGGGTGCCTACCTGTGCTGTGGGAGCTCGGCAGTGGTGGAACAGGGCAGGGGGCTGCATCAGCTCCTGGTGAGGAGCTTCCTAGAGGAGTtgtggggggaggaagaagaggttGGGTGAGGCCTGGATCCTCATGAGCCCCCGAGTGAGATGGCTCAGCCCTAGTGGTTCCCCATGAACAGCAGCCTCGGGGTGGGGTTGGgacacccagcagctccctcagcttcccGATCCCTCCGGGCAGGACGGAAGCACGGGCAAGGAAGTTGTGGGAGGTGCTTTGGCcaaacccccccctcccacaTCCGTCACACCCAACCTCACTCCTTGCTCCTCCCCCCTTGTACAACCCAACACCCCAGGCTCCCACCTCCGCCTCTCCTGGGAGTTACAGTCACCAAACCTCAGgttttccccttaaaaaaaaaaaaaaaaaaaaaaaaaaaaaaaaaaaaacccaaaacctccccTTCCACCTCTTCCTCgccccaccccaccccaggCCAAGCAGCACAGATCCAAACACTGGTTCTGGAAAGGTCTTTGGCTCCACAACAAACCAGCCCTGCTGGCACCAACACCCGGAGCCTTCATCCCCCTGCATCCTCCATCCCCCCTGCATCCTCCATCCCCCCCTGCAGGGACCAACCCCTGCTGCTTCCTGAGGGATCTGGACAGCAGCCTGAGGGAGAGGGGCTCCAGGTCAGTCCTCAGGGGGGTCTGGTAGGGTATTGAGGGGGTTTGGTGAGGTCTTGGGGGACCCTGAGGGGATGCTGGGAACTGGCTGTGGCTGTCAGGCAGTGCTTTTTTCCACAGATATTTCCACGTCTACTCGGCCGTGGCCTCTGGCAAGAGGACAGACCCAGATGGGGCGTACATTTGTAGGCAGGAAACCCCAAAGCCACCTGAGATGAGGGTGAGGAGGTGGCCTCTGTAGTGCCTTGACCACTCACcgtagaaaatacaaaatatctCCCTGTCCTCAAGGGCTTCCCACTGAGTACACCCACGAGCCCTGGAAGGCTCCAGGTGGAGGTGCCTGGTGGGCACCCACCCCCCTCTGCCCATCGTGGACACCAGGGTGGCCAGAGAGAGGAACAGGAGGGGCATGAGGGCAGcctgtgcccagggaggtaACAAACACCCCCCAAAGGGGCACCCACCCCAAAGGGGCACCCCCACATCTCGgctgctttcttctcctccaggcACCAAGCAGGAGGCCCCTGGATCACCAGGTGCCACCTCCCCTTAATCCTTTTCTCCTGCCCGAGGGAGgaaactttgctgctgctgtcaccaccccaaaaaccaacaccCCAGCCCCGGACCTGCCCCAGAGGAGGGGGCGTGAGTCAGCCGCCCCCCTGAGACCCCTGACCGTGTCCCCGGGGGTCAACAGCCCCCCCAAGACCCCAAGTTCCTGAGGGGCAACACCACCCTCCCCCCCTGCCTCAGCTCCCCCTTCCCATTaacaaaggcagcagaggagctggggtggggggatgggGTGACGGAGGGGATCGGGGTGAAGAGGGGAAGGATCGGGGTAACGGGGGAATCGGGGGGCAGGGGAGCCCCAGACTCCTCCGCACAGCACCCGGGCGGTCCAGCCGCGCTCTCGCTACCTCACAGGGCCGCAGACATCGTTGCATAGGCACCGCTGGAGGAAACGCCTCGGGAGTGGCGGGTCCCGGAGGTGTCCCCGCACACGGGAGGTGAGGCCAGGAGGTCCCGGGGGTCCCGCACACCCCGCACGTTTCACACCGCGCAGCCCCCGCCCGGGCCGCAACTGGGGGCGTGTCAGCTCCTGCCGCTTATTATATGGATGTGAAACATCGCGAGAACAAAGGCGGGCACTCTCACTCACGCCCCCTTTCCCCTCTTAGCCAATGGAAGCGCGGGAGTGGAGGCAGTGGACCAATCCCGTCCCT
Proteins encoded in this region:
- the TIRAP gene encoding toll/interleukin-1 receptor domain-containing adapter protein, translating into MAGWFRRFLHKPKPSSVESSPSASSPPSSSSSSTQSSSSSPTPALVRSLQPSPVPDISAGGSARWAKSYDVCICHSPGDLEVVEELVSFLEGQPQRFRCFLHPRDAAPGGAVVTELCEAVHNSHCWVMLITPGFLGDPWCRYQMHQALAEAPGGNGRTIPVLKDVERKDYPRELRNLYYISMELKEKSFRQIRDTVVRYLQELCRGSWSGME